A window of the Candidatus Woesearchaeota archaeon genome harbors these coding sequences:
- a CDS encoding DUF87 domain-containing protein, giving the protein MQDIVVGRSKKDLEKWGLKGAILIGKHYIRMGQTQSLSNNVYMDVAGAHVVFICGKRGGGKSYTMGAIAEGFHLLEDAIKQNLSVILLDTMGVYWTMKYPNLQDKELLDEWGLKPESIPVKIFTPEKYYHTYKKEGIPTDVPFTLTPSAIDPDDWCTAFKTDKYSSEGILINKTILDLKKHSETFLIADVIKQLRDDTEVNKATKDAVVAMFRMADSWGVFSDHGTKLADIAKGGQITILDVSCYATMPGGWDVKALMVGLIAKRLFVDRMVARKDEEHDSVQTATNFFSIDAKEKQDMPLVWLVIDEAHEFLPRDGTVASTDALVTVMREGRQPGLSLILATQQPGKIHTDVMTQSDIVLAHRITAKIDVDALGMLMQSYMREGLVEQLDHLPRVKGAGILFDDSNEKMYPIRIRPRFTWHGGGSPSAIKEEKDAEEFL; this is encoded by the coding sequence ATGCAAGATATTGTCGTAGGAAGAAGTAAGAAAGACCTTGAGAAATGGGGCTTGAAAGGTGCTATTCTTATTGGGAAGCATTATATTCGAATGGGTCAGACCCAATCGCTTTCTAATAATGTGTATATGGATGTTGCAGGCGCTCATGTTGTTTTTATTTGCGGCAAACGTGGTGGCGGAAAATCGTATACGATGGGCGCTATTGCCGAAGGGTTTCACTTACTTGAAGATGCAATCAAACAAAATCTTTCAGTAATTTTGCTCGATACCATGGGTGTGTATTGGACGATGAAATATCCTAATTTACAAGATAAAGAACTCTTGGATGAATGGGGTCTAAAACCCGAGAGTATTCCTGTAAAAATTTTTACTCCTGAAAAATATTATCATACTTACAAAAAAGAAGGTATTCCAACTGATGTGCCTTTCACCCTTACGCCAAGCGCTATTGATCCTGATGATTGGTGCACGGCATTTAAAACCGATAAATATAGTAGTGAAGGAATTCTTATTAACAAAACAATTCTTGATCTTAAAAAACACTCGGAGACATTTCTCATTGCCGATGTTATTAAGCAATTACGAGACGATACTGAAGTAAATAAGGCAACAAAAGATGCAGTTGTTGCAATGTTTCGTATGGCTGATTCTTGGGGCGTGTTTTCCGATCACGGAACAAAGCTTGCTGATATTGCTAAGGGTGGCCAAATAACTATTCTTGATGTATCTTGTTATGCGACTATGCCTGGTGGTTGGGATGTAAAAGCTTTAATGGTGGGGCTCATTGCAAAACGATTATTTGTTGACCGTATGGTTGCTCGAAAAGACGAAGAGCACGATAGTGTACAAACCGCAACGAATTTTTTTTCAATAGATGCAAAAGAAAAACAAGACATGCCGCTTGTTTGGCTTGTTATTGATGAAGCGCACGAGTTTTTACCGCGAGACGGAACGGTTGCGTCAACCGATGCGCTTGTGACAGTTATGCGTGAAGGTCGTCAACCCGGTCTTTCATTAATTCTTGCAACGCAGCAACCAGGTAAAATTCATACTGATGTGATGACGCAATCAGACATCGTTCTTGCACACCGTATCACAGCAAAAATTGATGTTGACGCGCTGGGTATGCTTATGCAATCATATATGCGTGAAGGTCTTGTTGAGCAACTTGATCATCTTCCTCGCGTGAAAGGCGCAGGAATCTTATTCGATGACAGCAATGAAAAAATGTATCCTATTCGTATTCGTCCACGATTTACGTGGCATGGCGGGGGCAGCCCATCTGCAATTAAAGAAGAAAAAGACGCCGAGGAATTTTTATGA
- a CDS encoding NUDIX hydrolase, translating into MPVGRHVEEQETFDKALRRELKEETNLSAKIISYYPPTILSSSLNNPFFIFADNDETILEYIGFIEDFSVLKIEENEIDDVRCFSKEELASEPFLEHIKEKALFALDCLTK; encoded by the coding sequence ATTCCTGTCGGCAGACACGTCGAGGAACAAGAAACCTTTGATAAAGCTTTAAGAAGAGAACTAAAAGAGGAAACTAACTTATCTGCAAAGATTATTTCTTATTATCCTCCAACCATTTTATCTTCTTCCTTAAACAATCCCTTTTTTATTTTTGCAGACAATGATGAAACTATTTTAGAATATATTGGATTCATTGAAGATTTTTCCGTATTAAAAATAGAAGAAAATGAAATTGATGATGTACGTTGTTTTTCAAAAGAAGAATTAGCATCAGAACCTTTTTTAGAACATATAAAAGAAAAAGCGTTATTTGCATTAGATTGTTTAACTAAATAA